One window from the genome of Castellaniella sp. MT123 encodes:
- the smpB gene encoding SsrA-binding protein SmpB — translation MDRQSRADNMSIVDNRKATHDYFIEERFEAGLVLEGWEVKAIRAGHVQLKESYVIVRDGEIWILGMHISPLPTASTHIHPNATRTRKLLLKAEEISKLIGKVEQRGYTLVPLNLHYKGGRIKLDFGLGRGKKLHDKRDTQRDKDWAREKERLMKHDTKRG, via the coding sequence ATCGATAGGCAGTCCAGGGCAGACAACATGAGTATTGTAGACAACCGCAAAGCCACCCACGACTACTTCATCGAAGAACGCTTCGAGGCCGGCCTGGTCCTGGAAGGCTGGGAGGTCAAGGCGATCCGCGCCGGCCACGTCCAGCTGAAGGAAAGCTACGTCATCGTGCGCGACGGCGAGATCTGGATCCTGGGCATGCACATCAGCCCGCTACCCACCGCGTCCACCCACATCCACCCCAACGCCACCCGCACGCGCAAGCTGCTGCTGAAGGCCGAGGAGATCAGCAAGCTGATCGGCAAGGTCGAACAGCGCGGCTACACCCTGGTGCCCCTGAACCTGCACTACAAGGGTGGCCGCATCAAGCTGGATTTCGGCCTGGGCCGCGGGAAGAAACTGCACGACAAGCGGGACACCCAGCGCGACAAGGACTGGGCGCGGGAAAAAGAGCGGTTGATGAAGCACGATACGAAGCGGGGGTGA
- a CDS encoding methylated-DNA--[protein]-cysteine S-methyltransferase: MSFHAIVPSPLGDILLTADAYSLTGLHFTDQRDCPAVPGMDTTADDISDPSAGMAKGKPIRSFKAVRPDAADEQLPGMDAILAGDMARAATLPASIVSSLRMLQDDTPDDALAVLNRTAQELDEYWRGARQVFDVPLDPPGTDFQKRVWQALLAVRCGSTLSYGQLAEQAGLGAGYGRAVGTAVGSNPISIIIPCHRILASNHTLNGYGGGLGRKVKLLELEGFRVG; the protein is encoded by the coding sequence ATGTCATTTCACGCCATTGTCCCGTCGCCGTTGGGCGACATCCTGCTGACTGCCGATGCCTACAGCCTGACAGGCCTGCATTTCACCGATCAGCGGGATTGTCCGGCCGTTCCTGGCATGGATACCACAGCCGACGATATTTCCGATCCCTCTGCCGGCATGGCAAAGGGAAAGCCGATCCGATCCTTCAAGGCAGTGCGGCCTGACGCCGCAGACGAACAGCTGCCTGGCATGGATGCGATTCTGGCTGGCGATATGGCTCGCGCTGCCACGCTGCCGGCATCCATTGTTTCATCTCTGCGGATGCTGCAGGATGACACGCCGGATGACGCATTGGCCGTACTGAACCGCACCGCGCAGGAACTGGACGAATACTGGCGCGGTGCGCGGCAGGTATTTGATGTTCCACTGGATCCTCCCGGGACTGACTTTCAGAAGCGCGTCTGGCAGGCCCTGTTGGCGGTGCGCTGCGGTTCGACGCTGTCCTACGGCCAACTAGCCGAGCAAGCGGGCCTGGGGGCTGGTTATGGCCGCGCCGTGGGTACCGCCGTCGGCAGCAACCCCATCAGCATCATCATTCCCTGCCACCGAATCCTGGCCAGCAACCATACGTTGAACGGGTATGGGGGAGGGCTGGGAAGGAAGGTGAAGTTGCTGGAACTGGAAGGATTCCGGGTGGGGTGA
- a CDS encoding pyrimidine dimer DNA glycosylase/endonuclease V, with amino-acid sequence MRLWSLHPKYLDPQGLVALWRESLLARAVLRGETRGYLHHPQLERFWAHAHPRVAINSYLAGVYAEAVARGYTFNKSKLGPARVAQPITVSSGQVEFEWQHLLRKLATRSPERFAQLQGTDSPACHPLFCRRPGQVASWERAQGGA; translated from the coding sequence ATGCGTTTATGGTCATTGCATCCCAAGTACCTCGATCCGCAAGGTTTGGTCGCCTTGTGGCGCGAGTCGTTACTTGCCAGGGCAGTGCTTCGCGGCGAAACGCGTGGGTATCTTCACCATCCGCAACTTGAGCGGTTCTGGGCTCACGCACATCCGCGCGTCGCCATCAATTCGTATTTGGCAGGCGTCTATGCCGAGGCTGTCGCACGCGGCTATACATTCAACAAATCCAAGCTCGGGCCGGCCCGGGTTGCACAGCCCATTACGGTCAGCTCTGGCCAAGTCGAGTTTGAGTGGCAGCACTTGCTACGCAAGCTGGCAACGCGCAGCCCCGAGAGGTTTGCACAGCTGCAGGGCACGGATTCTCCGGCTTGCCACCCACTGTTTTGCCGTCGGCCCGGACAAGTGGCATCATGGGAGCGGGCGCAAGGTGGCGCCTAA